The sequence GTCAATATCAAATACATAAACACTAGTAATTGCAGTTTGAGTCCACGAATTACCGTTATCCGTACTTTTAAAAACTCCTTGTCCGCTAGTGCCAATATACATGTTACCGTCAGCAGCATCCACATAAACACATTGTATTTCAAGGCCCTGCGTAACCCCACTTAACCATGTAAGGTTGGTTAAGGTTGATCCGTTATCAGAAGATTTGAACAGACCTTTGTCTGTACATAGATAGATGTCGTTTCCAAAACCCTCTATTTTAAGCATCCTTTGAACGACTTCCCCATTTACTTGGAGATTGCCTAAATCTTGCCATTCCTGTGCTATTACCGTCGGGATAAAAGAGAACAGGAAAATTGCTAAGCTAATTACTGTAATGTAGTTTTTTGTTTTCATTGTTTGCATCATTTATAAATTGATGTAACAAACTTCAACCATTTACAAAGCAATTTCAATGGGGCATATGCCCTATTATACTGAAAACAAGTTTATTAAAAAAGAGGAGTAATTTAAGTAATTGATAGCGCTATTTTAATTAAGTATATTTCTTGAAGTAATTTCCGCTGCAACGAGTGTTACTTATCCCTTCACATCATAAACAAATGCGCGATATTTCAAAAGAGCTACAAACACAGCCCCACCAAACGCATTTCCGAAAAGTGCGAGGCCTATAAATATAAGATAGCCTGAAATGGTTATTGCTGGAGAACTTATTAGCCCTGCAAATACTTCCACATTACCAACAATACTATGATGAAGCCCTGTAAAAGCCAATACTGCAGTAATCATAAAAATGATGACAATTCTACTCAGTGTGCTTTTTGAAGCTGCAATAAGCCAAGAAAGCAACCCCATTAACCAGCCTGCTAAAACGGCACTTGCAAAAATGATCATCTTGTCGTAATCGGTTACGTGCACTGCTATTTTTTCTATAGTTGAAAGATCAAAAATCTGTAAACGCGGCCCGATCCAAACCAAGAAGAATGCTATGATATAACCGCCAATTAAATTCCCAAAAATTACCAGACCCCAGAGTTTAAGAAGACTTTTTAAGGATCTCTTTTTGTTAAGAACTGGAAGTGTTAATAGCGAAGTTTGTTCGGTAAATAATATAGATTGCCCTAAAATTACCATTATAAAACCCACCGGATATAAAAAGGACATTAATTTAATAATAGTGTCCTCTTCAACTTTATCTTGGAGAAAATAATACAAGGTGCAGATTAATAAATAACTAAACCCAATTTCCAAACCAGCTGTTAAGGAACTCAGCAAAATACTTACAGGATTTTTATCGTATGTTTCCTGACCTTCAACTATTTGTTGTTTCAGTATTTCACCGTGGGATTTTGCCGTGGTCAGTTCAGAAGCTTCAGAATTTTTAAGCTCTTTATCAATGTTTTGTTGCTCTTTAGATTTAGCTTCTTCGTTTTCTAACATCTTTGGATTTTGAGTAAATTTAAAATAAATTATAATCTAAACTCTACTCCTCTTCTGAATTGATTGTTTTTAAAGTTTCGGCAATTTTCTTCTCTTCGGATTTAGATTTCATTGCTTCGTCTTTCTCCATTTTGAGCTCTCCGTCACCTTTTATATTCAGGTTTTCTTTTTCTTCAGCTTTGCCAAAATTGGAGGATTTTCTGTATTCATCTTGAAAATCGGCGTGTTTCTTTTTCTCGGTCATAGTTATATTATTTTTTTGTTTGAAAATTTCCATTAAAGGCGAATTCGTGCTGTTCCTTACGTTCGCGCATTTTTTTGAGTTCTTGCTTTTTTAAATCTTCTGGTAAATCGTCCGGATTACCGCCATAATAACCGAAAGCAACGGCAGTTGTAACGTGATAATCATCAGGAAATTTAAATTCATCTTGAGCTTTTTTAAATTTGACTCCAGCCATTTGGTGGGTTGCAATTCCCATACTATTTGCCTGGTGAATTACATTTCCCATAAAAAGACCTAAATCATGCAATGCGTGAAAGTTTTCCTTGTCATTCTTCTCCATCGTTTTTTTGAAAGCATTAATCCACAACAATTCAGCGTTAGCAGCCCAAATTTGGTTGAAATCGTCCAAGCAATCAAAAATACGGTCGTACATTTTGGTGCCTTTAATTCCCCAAATAACTCGCCATGGCTGAATATTGGAGGCACTCGGAGCCCACCTACCCGCTTCTAATAATATTTTCACTTTCTCTTCAGTAATTGGGGTTTTAGCGAATGCTCTAGGACTCCATCTATTTTTAATGCTTTCTAAAACGGGATGCTCCAAAGGGGTTATTTTATTGACTGTAACAATACTTTCCATAGGGTTCTTTTTATTTTTCTTTTAAATATACTACGTTTGGTTTGCGTTGAAAAGGTTTTTTAAAAGATTTAACGCTAGCTTTCATTATTAACAGTTCTGAATATTATTTTAGCGAAAATTGCACTTATTTTTGTTCAAAATCTTATACAATGCTAGTCTGGGGAATTTTTATTGCGTTTATTATTTTATTTCTTGCTTTAGATTTGGGTGTTTTTAATAGGCAAGCCCACGAAATAAAAGCTAAGGAAGCTGGAATCTGGACTGCTATTTGGGTTACAGTCGCTTTGGGGTTTTCTGGAATTATCTACTGGCTTTTTAACGACGGTCTCATAGCAAATCCCACAGATTTAACGCCAAAGCTTGCTGTAATAAAATATATAACTGGATATTTAATAGAGCTATCTTTAAGCATTGACAATGTCTTTGTGATTGCTGTAATCTTTTCCACCTATGCTATTCCGAAGAAATATCAGCACGAAGTTTTGTTCTGGGGAATTCTGGGAGCCATTATTTTTAGGGCGCTTATGATATTTTTTGGAGTTGCGCTTATTAATAAGTTTGATTGGATAATCTACGTCTTTGGAGCTTTTCTATTATTTACAGCTTTCAAAATGCTTGTTAGTAATGAGGAGGAA comes from Aequorivita sublithincola DSM 14238 and encodes:
- a CDS encoding formate/nitrite transporter family protein; translation: MLENEEAKSKEQQNIDKELKNSEASELTTAKSHGEILKQQIVEGQETYDKNPVSILLSSLTAGLEIGFSYLLICTLYYFLQDKVEEDTIIKLMSFLYPVGFIMVILGQSILFTEQTSLLTLPVLNKKRSLKSLLKLWGLVIFGNLIGGYIIAFFLVWIGPRLQIFDLSTIEKIAVHVTDYDKMIIFASAVLAGWLMGLLSWLIAASKSTLSRIVIIFMITAVLAFTGLHHSIVGNVEVFAGLISSPAITISGYLIFIGLALFGNAFGGAVFVALLKYRAFVYDVKG
- a CDS encoding nitroreductase family protein encodes the protein MESIVTVNKITPLEHPVLESIKNRWSPRAFAKTPITEEKVKILLEAGRWAPSASNIQPWRVIWGIKGTKMYDRIFDCLDDFNQIWAANAELLWINAFKKTMEKNDKENFHALHDLGLFMGNVIHQANSMGIATHQMAGVKFKKAQDEFKFPDDYHVTTAVAFGYYGGNPDDLPEDLKKQELKKMRERKEQHEFAFNGNFQTKK
- a CDS encoding TerC family protein, with protein sequence MLVWGIFIAFIILFLALDLGVFNRQAHEIKAKEAGIWTAIWVTVALGFSGIIYWLFNDGLIANPTDLTPKLAVIKYITGYLIELSLSIDNVFVIAVIFSTYAIPKKYQHEVLFWGILGAIIFRALMIFFGVALINKFDWIIYVFGAFLLFTAFKMLVSNEEEIDPKKSPVYKFLKKLFPISYKMDGDKFFIKRMGVRAATPLFVALIIIEFTDILFALDSIPAVLSITSDPFIVFSSNILAILGLRSMYFLISRMLTKFRFINYSLVVILAFVGVKMILSHHVDIPEWLSLGIIVVSLTSGVLASVYIKESPSETTNAD